DNA from Sulfurimonas gotlandica GD1:
CTGAACTCTCTTGAGATATGTCTTGTGCAGTTTCTGAAAGAGAAGGATTAATTTTCAATGTAATTGATTTGTCGTCTGCAATTTCAGGCGTTATGTCTAAAAGAACACCTGCAAACACTGATTGAACAGTGTCATTTTGAGTAGTAGCGGCTACTCCGCCACCTGTTCCTTGTTGGTTTGTTTCTGATTTTATTTTGTAAAAATATTCTGTTCCCGCTGTTATAAGTGCAGGTTGATTATTAAGAGTCAAAACTTTTGGATTTGAGATTGAAACTACATCACCTTGCGTTTGTAGGAATTTTATAACTTCATCAAGTGTCCCACCAGCTTTTACAGTGACAAGACTTGCTTCATTTACCGCTTGTGCCCCAGCTGTAGTTATTTCAGTTCCAGTAAATGTTGGAACATTGTTCTTTGATAAATAGTTAGCAGAGAGTGTAACTTTTTGAAGTGCATAAAGTTGTTGCCAATCTACACCAGTAGTTTTTCCTTCTTCCATTGTTACTGAGAGAAGTTGTACATCTATTAATACCTGTAGTTGCACTTTGTCTTGAAGTTTTTTTAAATAACCTTCAAGTCTATTCATTTGTTTTAAAGTAGCTGTTACAGTTACAAGCCCTGCATTTTTATTAATTATAGGTGCACTGGCTTGATATATATCTTGAGCTGTGTTTATAACTTTTTGGAATTCTAAGTCAAGTTCCTCCCAAAATTTAACTTCATCTGTAGACTCTATTTTAATTCCAGATTCAGCAGAAGAACCGCCACCAGATGAACTTCCAGAGGCTCCTGCTGTAGATGCTGTTGTAGAAGACGTTCCAACAGCTCCGGGAGTGCTTGTAGCTGATGATGAGCTTAGTGTTATATTTGTACTTCCTACACCTTTTCTTTGAGAAAGAATGTAGTCTATACCAAAAACCTTTGTGTTTAGGTATGATATTTTTAAAATATTATTTTCAAGTGTGTAATATAGATTATTTTCCTTTAAAATAATACTTAGCACTTCATCAATCGTTAAGTTCTTTAAATGAGTTTTGTTTAGTTCAGTCTCTAAAAACTTTTCAGC
Protein-coding regions in this window:
- the mshL gene encoding pilus (MSHA type) biogenesis protein MshL; this encodes MKNIKKIVYGSLITLLLSSSSYADCSYELFSISSTKDTKIIDFVEQLSDECEFSVIVTDPHAEKFLETELNKTHLKNLTIDEVLSIILKENNLYYTLENNILKISYLNTKVFGIDYILSQRKGVGSTNITLSSSSATSTPGAVGTSSTTASTAGASGSSSGGGSSAESGIKIESTDEVKFWEELDLEFQKVINTAQDIYQASAPIINKNAGLVTVTATLKQMNRLEGYLKKLQDKVQLQVLIDVQLLSVTMEEGKTTGVDWQQLYALQKVTLSANYLSKNNVPTFTGTEITTAGAQAVNEASLVTVKAGGTLDEVIKFLQTQGDVVSISNPKVLTLNNQPALITAGTEYFYKIKSETNQQGTGGGVAATTQNDTVQSVFAGVLLDITPEIADDKSITLKINPSLSETAQDISQESSANRVMPPDLNRRQLSSVVTVKDGNRIILGGLINTKNVNKSNKVPLLGDIPGLSYLFKYEEMTKQIQELVIVIEPHIIDKANNNLSLAELGYKGITDHTVILNKSSISNQADSLSKEVDSTGKHQKDNKVKEEDEK